TGGCACCCGCATGCGCAGCCAGCGGACCGGCTGCCAGCGGTGGCAGCGGCCGGCATTGGTTGTCCACCAAGCTCCGCAACTCACCTGACAGGCTGTCCAAGGGAATTTCACTTTCCAGCAGCGCCCAGCCGGCAGCTGCCCTTCCCAGCGTCCCTGAAACCGCCACGACGTCCCCGGGTTTGGCGCCGGACCTCAGCACCGGCGCCATACCGGCCAGCGTTCCGACGACGGCGACGGTTACCGCGAGCTCGCGGCCCCTTCCAAGGTCTCCGCCGGCAACGGAGCAGTCCCGGGCGCCCAAACCCACAATTGCCGCCGAGAGGCCATCGGCAAACGCTTCAACCCATTCGACGGGCGTTTCCGGTGGCATGGTCAGGCTCACCACGAGACTCGTGGCACTGCCGCCCATGGCATTGATGTCACTGAGGTTTTGCGCCGCAGCTTTCCAGCCGACGTCGTATCCCGTGGTCCGGTAGCCGTTACGCCACTCAAGCCTGAAGTCCTGATCCTGCGTTTGAGTGTCAATGGAGATGAGCGTCCGGCCGTCCGGGGCTGAGATCAGGGCGGCATCGTCACCAGGTCCCAGCAGAACGCCGGGGCTATGATGCAGGCGAGGAAAGATCCGGGCGAGGAGCTCAGACTCCGAAAGGTCTTGGACGTGCAACCGTTCTGCAGGCACTGCTCTCAATTCTTCTGCTGGCACTGCGTCTTCTGCTGGCACTGCGCTCGACTCTTCTTCCCGCACTGCGCTCGACTCTTCTCCTGGCAATGCTCTCCACACTTCTTCTGGCACTGCGCTCCACTCTTCTTCCCGCACTGCACTCGACTCTTCTCCTGACACTGCTCCACGCTATCGCGATCCACCGACAGAATAATGCGGCGCTGCATTGTGGGGGTTCCGACCTTAGTGTGACCCTGGCAACGCGAATCTGACTGCCAGCGCTTGCGGGATAGTCTGGATGAATGCACCGAAAGATCCTTCGCCGGACTGCTCTGGCCATCGCCTTGGCTTCGGCATCCGTCACCGCTTTGTCGGCTTGTGCGCCGGCCGTGGACGTCACGGCCGCCGCCGACGCCGCAAATCCTGCCTGCGCACCAATGATGGTGGCCCTGCCGGACCAAATCGGTGACGCCGCCCTCCGCAAAACCAACAGCCAGGCGACAGCTGCGTGGGGAGACCCTTCACAGGTCATTCTCCGGTGCGGCGTGAACGTTCCCGGCCCCACTACCGACCGTTGCGTGAGCGTCAATAACATTGACTGGGTGATCAAGGAAGGCGATCCCGTCTACACCTTGACCACGTTCGGCCGCGAACCGGCCACGGAGATCTTGATTGATCCGGTCAAACTGGAGGCGGCAAACATCAGTTCCGCAACCGTGCTGACCGAGCTGGCAGCGGCGGTTGGCAAGATCAAGGCAACTGGAAAGTGTGTGGGCCAAGAGGACCTTCAGAACTTGCCGTCCGCGCAGTAGTCGACGCCCACTGACGGGCAAGAGTAGTTGTCTTTAGCACAACAACCACTATTGCCCCGTACGTGGGTCAGCGCAGCCCGGTCTTGCGGGTCAGAGCCAGATGGATCAGTTCATCTATCAAGTCCCCGTAGGCCAGACCGGATGCCGCCCACATCTGCGGGTACATGCTTTTCGGCGTGAAGCCAGGCATGGTGTTGATCTCATTGATGATCAGCTCTCCGGCCGGGGTATAGAAGAAGTCCACACGACTGAGGCCTTCTGCTCCCACGGCGTCGAAAGCGACGGCGGCGAGTTCCCGCACGCGTGCGATCGCCTCATCCGGCATATCTGCCGGGCAGCTTAGAGCTGCGGCCCCGTCCTCAACATACTTGGCCGCAAAGTCGTAGAACTGATGTTCCCCAACTGCCACCGCAATCTCACCCGGCATGGAGGTACGTGGCGCATCCGTGCCACGGCCCTGTAGGACAGCGCACTCGATTTCGCGGCCCACGATGCCGGCTTCAATGACCAGCTTCAGGTCGTGGCGGCGCGCTTCATCGATGGCAGCGTCCAGTCCTTCCATCGAGTCAACTTTGGAGATACCCATGGACGAACCCGCGCGGGCAGGCTTGACGAACACGGGGAACCCGAGCTTGTCCACCCGCTTACGAACGGCCTCCGCGTCGGTGCTCCATTCGCGGTCTGTGACAGCCACGTACGGGCCCACGCTCAGTCCGGCGGACTCAAACACCACCTTCATGAAGTGCTTGTCCATTCCCACAGCCGAGGCCAGCACACCGGCGCCGACATAGCGCGTGTCTGAAAGCTCCAGGAGGCCCTGGATGGTCCCGTCTTCGCCCCATGGCCCATGCAGCAAGGGGAAGACAACATCCACCGAACCCAGTTCCTGGGGAACGGCATTGGGCTCGGTCACGATGAGCTGATGCTCACCACCCACTTCGGCCAAGGTTACGGTCCTGCCCGACGGCGCCACCTCGGGAAGCGCTGCGGAGCTCAAGGACCACTCACTTGTGTCGCCCGAAGCGAGAACCCACTGCCCCGATTTGGCGATGCCAATCGGTATGACCTCGTACTTGTTCTTGTCGATCGCGCCCATGACACCAGCGGCGGTAACGCAGCTGACGGCATGCTCGCTGGAGCGCCCCCCAAAGAGAATCGCTACACGGGGGCGGCCCGTCACGGGGGTGGAGTGGTCAGTCACCATCAGTAGTCGCCTTCGGACTTCAGTGCCCGGGCCAACAGTCGCGGCCCCAGGTCATCAACGGACATTCTGCCTTCAAGCACCGCCACGACGGCAGCCGTTATGGGCATTTCAACATTCAACTTGCCAGCAAGCTCGTGCACAGCAGGGCCTGACTTGATGCCCTCCGCTGTCTGTGTCATCTGTTCGGCAACCTGCTCAAGGCTGAGACCTTCGCCGAGCAATCTGCCGGCCGTGTGGTTGCGTGAGAGTGCTGAAGAGCATGTGGCAACAAGATCGCCGAGTCCGGCAAGACCGGCCATGGTGTGTGCTTCTCCGCCAAGAGCCAGCGCCAGCCGGGACGTCTCGGCGAGACCGCGCGTGATGACGGAAGCTTTAGTGTTGTCGCCCATCTGCCGGCCTTCGCAAATGCCCACGGCAAGTGCAATCACGTTCTTCACGATCCCGCCGATTTCCACACCTACGACGTCGGTGCTGGTGTACGGCCGGAAGTAGGGTGCCGTGCAGCAAAGCGCTATGGCAGCAGCGGTGTCGGCGTCGCTGCAAGCAACAACTGACGCCGTTGGTTGTTCCCTGGCAATCTCCATCGCCAGGTTAGGGCCTGAAACCACAGCAACGCGCGATGCGGGAAGACCCAGCTCCTGGGCAATGACTTCGCTCATCCGGGCGTCCGTGCCCAATTCCAGGCCCTTCATCAAGGAGACAACCACGGCGTCCGGCGCCAGCAACGGCTTCCATTCCCCCAGCTGCGGCCGCAGGGACTGGGCGGGCACGGCGAGGACCACCAAGGTGGCATCCCGAAGCACCTCCGCCACATCCGTGGACGCTGTGATGGATGACGGAAGGTCAATGTCTTTGAGGTACTGCTCGTTGCGGTGTGAAGAGTTGATCTGCTCCACAACTTCCGTGCGACGTCCCCAGATCCGGATACTGCGCTCAGATCCCGTAGCGTCAGCTGCGTCAGCCAGGACCTTGGCAAACGTGGTTCCCCACGACCCGGCACCCAAGACAGCCACGATGTCCGGTGTTTTGACGGGGCTTTCCACTGCGATCATTTGCTGTCCTCCCCTTCACGGGCATCAGGAGAGCCACCCTGAGTGAAGCGGCCGTGCTTGGACTGTTTGTGGACAGCCGGATCCCAGCGTTCAGCCGGAGCATCTTTGCCGCGAAGAGTCTCAAGGAGTTCCGTGATGGCGTCCATGATGACTTCAGTGGCCTCGGTCAGTGTGGCGCGGTCCATCGGCCGGTCACTGAACGCACTGAGATCCACGGGCTTCCCGATGAGCACGCGAACCGTTTTCCGCGGGAACACATGGAACCGCTTGGCATAACGCGGGAAAACATCTTGCGCACCCCAGTGGGCCATGGGCACCACGGGGGCTCCGGTCTGCAGGGCAAGCCTGGCGGCCCCGGTGTGCCCCTTCATCGGCCACAGATCAGGATCCCGGGTCAAGGTGCCCTCCGGATAAATGATGATGGCACCGCCGGCATCCACCACCTCTTTGGCGACTTGGAGCGAGCGGTTCGCTCCCGCCGTCGAGCGTTCAACCGGAATCTGCCTGGTGGCGTGCAGCAGGGCACCCAGCACGGGGACCTTGAAGAGGCCTGTCTTCGCGAGGAAGTGCGGTGGCCGCTTCTGGTTGTACACCATGTGTCCAATGACGATGGGGTCGATCTCGGTGCAGTGGTTTGGTACTGCTATGAAGCCGCCAGGTGGAAGGTTCTCCACACCTTCCCACTTCTTGGCCATCAGGATGTTCATCAACGGGCGCGCGAGACCCGCCAGCAGCATGAACGTTGCACGGCTCTTGGCCGATTCCTTCAAAGGATCCCCCGCTACTTGGTGGTGGTGATGTCGAAATCGGCGCCCAGGCCGGCCAGCTTCTCGGTAAAGCGCTCGTAACCGCGGTTGATGATGTCTATGCCCGTAACGCGTGACGTTCCCGTGGCGGCCAAAGCCGCGATGAGGTGGCTGAAACCGCCACGGAGGTCGGGAATGTCAATGTCCGTGCCCCTGAGCGGAGTGGGACCTGAGATCACTGCTGA
This genomic interval from Paenarthrobacter aurescens TC1 contains the following:
- the thiL gene encoding thiamine-monophosphate kinase (identified by match to protein family HMM TIGR01379), which codes for MSGEESSAVREEEWSAVPEEVWRALPGEESSAVREEESSAVPAEDAVPAEELRAVPAERLHVQDLSESELLARIFPRLHHSPGVLLGPGDDAALISAPDGRTLISIDTQTQDQDFRLEWRNGYRTTGYDVGWKAAAQNLSDINAMGGSATSLVVSLTMPPETPVEWVEAFADGLSAAIVGLGARDCSVAGGDLGRGRELAVTVAVVGTLAGMAPVLRSGAKPGDVVAVSGTLGRAAAGWALLESEIPLDSLSGELRSLVDNQCRPLPPLAAGPLAAHAGATAMLDISDGLLRDGSRLAGASGVVLDFDPAALKIHAAPLEPAAAVLGGEAMRWVLGGGEDHGLLATFPAEIQLPQGFTAIGSVQAVVEPPGSGVRIAGQTADTVGWDHFAD
- a CDS encoding putative lipoprotein, whose amino-acid sequence is MHRKILRRTALAIALASASVTALSACAPAVDVTAAADAANPACAPMMVALPDQIGDAALRKTNSQATAAWGDPSQVILRCGVNVPGPTTDRCVSVNNIDWVIKEGDPVYTLTTFGREPATEILIDPVKLEAANISSATVLTELAAAVGKIKATGKCVGQEDLQNLPSAQ
- the ddlA gene encoding D-alanine--D-alanine ligase (identified by match to protein family HMM PF01820; match to protein family HMM PF02222; match to protein family HMM PF07478; match to protein family HMM TIGR01205), translated to MVTDHSTPVTGRPRVAILFGGRSSEHAVSCVTAAGVMGAIDKNKYEVIPIGIAKSGQWVLASGDTSEWSLSSAALPEVAPSGRTVTLAEVGGEHQLIVTEPNAVPQELGSVDVVFPLLHGPWGEDGTIQGLLELSDTRYVGAGVLASAVGMDKHFMKVVFESAGLSVGPYVAVTDREWSTDAEAVRKRVDKLGFPVFVKPARAGSSMGISKVDSMEGLDAAIDEARRHDLKLVIEAGIVGREIECAVLQGRGTDAPRTSMPGEIAVAVGEHQFYDFAAKYVEDGAAALSCPADMPDEAIARVRELAAVAFDAVGAEGLSRVDFFYTPAGELIINEINTMPGFTPKSMYPQMWAASGLAYGDLIDELIHLALTRKTGLR
- a CDS encoding Glycerol-3-phosphate dehydrogenase (identified by match to protein family HMM PF01210; match to protein family HMM PF02558; match to protein family HMM PF03807; match to protein family HMM PF07479), which produces MIAVESPVKTPDIVAVLGAGSWGTTFAKVLADAADATGSERSIRIWGRRTEVVEQINSSHRNEQYLKDIDLPSSITASTDVAEVLRDATLVVLAVPAQSLRPQLGEWKPLLAPDAVVVSLMKGLELGTDARMSEVIAQELGLPASRVAVVSGPNLAMEIAREQPTASVVACSDADTAAAIALCCTAPYFRPYTSTDVVGVEIGGIVKNVIALAVGICEGRQMGDNTKASVITRGLAETSRLALALGGEAHTMAGLAGLGDLVATCSSALSRNHTAGRLLGEGLSLEQVAEQMTQTAEGIKSGPAVHELAGKLNVEMPITAAVVAVLEGRMSVDDLGPRLLARALKSEGDY
- a CDS encoding 1-acylglycerol-3-phosphate O-acyltransferase, putayive (identified by match to protein family HMM PF01553), yielding MKESAKSRATFMLLAGLARPLMNILMAKKWEGVENLPPGGFIAVPNHCTEIDPIVIGHMVYNQKRPPHFLAKTGLFKVPVLGALLHATRQIPVERSTAGANRSLQVAKEVVDAGGAIIIYPEGTLTRDPDLWPMKGHTGAARLALQTGAPVVPMAHWGAQDVFPRYAKRFHVFPRKTVRVLIGKPVDLSAFSDRPMDRATLTEATEVIMDAITELLETLRGKDAPAERWDPAVHKQSKHGRFTQGGSPDAREGEDSK